The Nonlabens spongiae genome contains a region encoding:
- a CDS encoding pseudouridine synthase, with translation MSKFQKHYHFLIYKPYRMLSQFTSNDEKQLRKKRFLGELYDFPEGVMAVGRLDENSEGLLLITTDGQWSNHVNKSGEFEKEYYAQLDGIPDEEILEQLRSGVKIGLNGKKYLTQPAKVARIDSPELPATLQRIRNDRHGPTSWISITITEGKYRQVRKMCSAVGLPVLRLARVRIGDYKLDMLMGTTVMEVEPYS, from the coding sequence TTGTCTAAGTTCCAAAAACACTACCACTTTCTCATCTATAAACCTTATAGAATGCTCAGTCAGTTTACTTCAAACGATGAGAAGCAACTGCGTAAAAAGAGGTTTCTGGGTGAGTTGTATGATTTTCCTGAAGGCGTAATGGCTGTCGGCAGGCTGGATGAAAATTCTGAAGGATTGCTACTCATTACTACTGATGGACAATGGAGCAATCACGTGAATAAATCTGGGGAATTTGAAAAGGAATATTATGCTCAACTGGACGGGATCCCTGATGAAGAGATTCTAGAACAATTAAGAAGCGGCGTTAAAATAGGACTCAACGGTAAGAAATATTTAACGCAACCAGCCAAGGTCGCACGTATAGATTCACCTGAACTACCTGCCACCCTACAGCGCATACGCAATGATAGGCATGGTCCCACTTCATGGATTTCCATCACCATTACTGAGGGAAAATACCGTCAAGTGCGCAAAATGTGCAGCGCCGTGGGACTACCTGTTCTGCGATTAGCGCGTGTAAGAATAGGAGATTATAAACTAGATATGCTAATGGGAACTACAGTGATGGAAGTTGAACCTTATTCCTGA